A single Cucumis melo cultivar AY chromosome 4, USDA_Cmelo_AY_1.0, whole genome shotgun sequence DNA region contains:
- the LOC103502567 gene encoding cytochrome P450 CYP82D47-like, protein MAENIISPYGINISIVGLLFLFPILVFSYYIILILKNKATISPHKLRSQPPEVSGGWPIIGHLLLLRTHSLLPHQTLGALADKYGPIFLIRLGVHPTLVISNWEIAKECYTTLDSIVSFRPKTLIQKELGYNFAGFGFRPNYDAFYRNMRKMAVSEVLSNRRLEVQRDVRIHEVNRGLKGIYNSWTECRNGDLIAVDLDEWIGNINLNVILRMVCGKRMAGGLQMEQCRKAMRGFFELAGQVTVGDAIPFLKCLDLGGYLKATKKVCKELDCIMEEWLEEHRQKKGDAGASAGATEESLMGLMPSLLEGMELGGYDADTVIKATCLTLISGGTDTMTVTITWAISLLLNNQEALRRVQEELDIHVGSERLVDELDINKLVYLQAVIKETLRLYPAGPLSGAREVSEDCTIGGYNVASGTHLITNIWKIHRDPRVWREPSEFKPERFLSSDNYDHMDVKGQHFELSPFGYGRRVCPGLGFSLIMTPLVLASLIHSFDVTTHDDEPVDMAAKLGLTMRRVKPLHVLVKPRLLATAYA, encoded by the exons ATGGCAGAAAACATAATTTCTCCATATGGTATCAACATCTCCATAGTTGGATTACTCTTTCTCTTCCCTATTCTCGTCTtctcatattatattattctaaTTCTCAAGAACAAAGCTACAATATCACCTCATAAACTACGATCGCAACCCCCTGAAGTATCCGGCGGATGGCCGATCATTGGCCATCTACTCCTCCTCAGAACTCACTCTCTGCTCCCCCACCAAACCCTTGGAGCATTGGCCGACAAATATGGCCCGATATTCCTAATCCGACTCGGCGTCCATCCAACTCTGGTCATAAGCAATTGGGAAATCGCCAAAGAATGCTACACAACTCTTGATTCAATCGTCTCGTTCCGACCCAAGACTTTAATTCAAAAGGAATTAGGCTACAACTTCGCCGGGTTTGGGTTCAGGCCAAATTACGATGCTTTTTACCGAAACATGCGTAAAATGGCAGTCTCAGAAGTGCTTTCGAATCGCCGTCTGGAAGTACAGAGAGACGTGAGAATTCATGAGGTGAACAGAGGATTGAAGGGGATATACAACTCATGGACAGAGTGCAGAAATGGGGATTTAATTGCTGTTGATTTGGATGAGTGGATTGGGAATATTAACTTGAATGTGATTTTGAGGATGGTTTGTGGAAAGCGGATGGCTGGGGGGTTGCAGATGGAACAATGTCGGAAAGCGATGAGGGGGTTTTTTGAATTGGCGGGTCAGGTTACAGTGGGAGATGCGATTCCTTTTCTAAAATGTTTGGATTTGGGTGGTTATTTGAAGGCCACTAAGAAAGTTTGTAAAGAATTGGATTGTATCATGGAGGAATGGCTTGAAGAACATCGTCAGAAGAAGGGAGACGCCGGCGCCAGTGCCGGTGCCACGGAGGAGAGTCTCATGGGTTTGATGCCTTCGCTTCTTGAAGGGATGGAGCTTGGTGGGTACGACGCTGATACTGTCATCAAAGCCACTTGCTTG ACACTTATTTCTGGAGGAACAGATACAATGACGGTAACTATAACATGGGCAATCTCATTATTACTTAACAACCAAGAGGCATTAAGAAGAGTACAAGAGGAGCTAGACATCCATGTTGGAAGCGAAAGACTAGTGGATGAATTAGACATAAACAAGCTAGTATATCTCCAAGCCGTAATCAAAGAGACATTAAGATTGTACCCAGCAGGGCCATTGTCAGGGGCTCGCGAGGTAAGCGAGGATTGCACAATTGGAGGCTACAATGTTGCGTCGGGGACACACCTTATCACAAACATTTGGAAGATTCACAGGGACCCTCGAGTTTGGAGAGAGCCTTCAGAGTTCAAACCGGAGAGGTTTCTTAGTAGCGATAACTATGACCATATGGATGTGAAGGGCCAACATTTTGAATTGTCTCCGTTTGGTTACGGAAGAAGGGTCTGCCCTGGGTTAGGCTTTAGCCTTATAATGACGCCATTGGTGTTAGCTAGTTTGATTCATTCGTTTGATGTTACAACTCATGATGATGAACCAGTGGACATGGCTGCGAAACTTGGGCTCACCATGCGCAGAGTCAAACCTCTTCATGTTCTCGTCAAGCCGCGTCTCCTAGCTACTGCTTATGCATAA